One window of Salegentibacter sp. Hel_I_6 genomic DNA carries:
- a CDS encoding DUF4350 domain-containing protein, translating into MGKTSKLFFGFFLLLVIFLTYLEATEPEPVNWTPSYMSDDKIPLGSFVFYESWKNTENYEFEEINIPPFEKLADSLGNGTYFFLNNSVGFDPDELDKILEWVADGNQLFISARGISAGLLDTLRLETRVFIPENDLSSKPQLNFENLGLKSKSGFKFKNEFPPLYFHSKDSAEIEILGQINIQGNDKIKQPNFISSKIGDGKIYLHTTPEAFGNYFLLSDNNYEYAEKILAYINNENPVFLDNYYKAGKSFYSSPLYILLSDNRLKWAYYFLLAGSILFIIFEGKRKQRAIPVVNPLKNQSYEYAKTVGDLYLEEKEYQELITKKINLFLEYIRTNYKISTKTIDEEFHTLLAAKSGNSVASGKELFNKMEEFSNNTTAGKSEFFKLSEAINNYKSNSNGKPRK; encoded by the coding sequence TGCTACTGGTTATTTTCCTAACCTACCTCGAGGCTACAGAACCGGAACCCGTAAACTGGACGCCAAGTTATATGAGTGACGATAAAATCCCACTGGGAAGTTTCGTTTTTTATGAAAGCTGGAAAAATACTGAAAACTATGAATTCGAAGAAATTAATATTCCGCCTTTTGAAAAACTAGCTGACAGCCTGGGCAATGGCACATATTTTTTCCTGAATAATTCAGTAGGTTTTGATCCAGATGAACTGGATAAAATACTGGAATGGGTTGCTGATGGAAATCAACTTTTTATTTCTGCCAGGGGTATTAGTGCAGGATTATTAGACACACTTCGGCTAGAAACCAGGGTTTTTATTCCTGAAAATGATCTAAGCTCTAAACCGCAATTAAATTTTGAAAATTTGGGTTTAAAAAGTAAATCTGGATTTAAATTTAAAAATGAATTTCCACCGCTTTATTTTCATTCAAAAGATAGTGCCGAAATTGAAATCCTGGGACAAATAAATATTCAGGGGAATGACAAAATCAAACAACCAAATTTTATAAGTTCTAAAATTGGAGACGGAAAAATCTACCTACACACCACCCCGGAAGCTTTTGGAAATTACTTTCTCCTTAGCGATAATAATTATGAATATGCTGAAAAAATTCTGGCATATATAAATAACGAAAACCCGGTGTTTTTAGATAATTATTATAAAGCAGGGAAAAGTTTCTACTCTTCTCCCCTATATATTCTGTTAAGCGATAACCGATTGAAATGGGCCTATTATTTTCTACTGGCAGGCAGTATCTTATTTATTATTTTTGAAGGGAAAAGAAAACAACGGGCAATTCCGGTTGTAAATCCTTTAAAAAATCAGAGCTACGAATATGCTAAAACTGTAGGTGATCTTTATCTGGAAGAAAAGGAATACCAGGAATTGATCACGAAAAAAATCAATTTATTTTTAGAATATATCAGGACTAATTATAAAATTTCAACTAAAACCATAGACGAAGAATTCCATACCTTACTTGCAGCTAAATCTGGAAACAGTGTGGCTTCAGGAAAGGAACTTTTTAATAAAATGGAAGAATTCTCTAACAATACCACGGCTGGAAAAAGCGAATTTTTTAAACTTTCTGAGGCTATAAACAATTATAAATCAAATTCGAATGGAAAACCACGAAAATAA
- a CDS encoding MoxR family ATPase yields MENHENKETESLNFDSRIPLDDLKEAVSRLKNQLSKVIVGQNDFVELLIAGLLSNGHVLIEGVPGVAKTLTAKLFAKSLDTNFSRIQFTPDLMPSDVLGTSVLNAQKGEFEFKPGPIFSNIILIDEINRAPAKTQAALFEVMEERQITIDGVQHDLDAPFMVLATQNPIEQEGTYALPEAQLDRFLFKIQVDYPGLEDEVDILKTHHERKGSLPISQIEAVLNPENLNELKNQIQEIIVEEKLMHYIASIVGKTRNHSHIYLGASPRASIAVMNASKAFAAINGRDFVIPEDIKKALNPVLAHRLIISPDREMEGITTKEVIEMISQSVEIPR; encoded by the coding sequence ATGGAAAACCACGAAAATAAAGAAACCGAATCGCTTAATTTTGATAGTAGAATTCCCTTAGACGACCTAAAAGAAGCCGTTTCGAGATTAAAAAATCAGCTGTCTAAAGTCATTGTTGGTCAAAACGATTTTGTAGAATTATTAATTGCCGGTTTGCTTTCTAACGGTCACGTTCTAATTGAAGGTGTTCCCGGAGTTGCCAAAACTTTAACCGCTAAATTATTCGCAAAAAGTTTAGATACTAACTTTAGCCGAATTCAATTTACACCAGATCTTATGCCGAGTGATGTTTTAGGAACTTCGGTCTTAAATGCGCAAAAAGGCGAATTTGAATTTAAACCAGGTCCTATTTTTTCCAATATTATTTTAATAGACGAAATTAACCGTGCCCCGGCTAAAACCCAGGCTGCATTGTTTGAAGTGATGGAAGAACGGCAAATCACCATAGACGGTGTTCAACATGATCTTGATGCTCCATTCATGGTTCTCGCCACTCAAAACCCTATTGAGCAGGAAGGAACTTACGCTTTGCCCGAAGCACAATTAGACCGGTTTTTATTTAAAATTCAGGTAGATTACCCCGGTCTAGAAGACGAAGTAGATATTCTAAAAACCCACCACGAACGCAAAGGCTCGCTCCCAATTTCACAAATTGAAGCGGTTTTAAATCCTGAAAATCTAAACGAACTAAAAAACCAGATCCAGGAAATTATCGTCGAAGAAAAACTGATGCATTATATTGCCAGTATTGTGGGTAAAACAAGAAATCATTCTCATATTTATCTTGGTGCTTCTCCCCGGGCATCTATCGCGGTAATGAATGCATCAAAAGCTTTTGCCGCTATTAACGGCAGAGATTTTGTAATTCCGGAAGATATTAAAAAAGCCCTTAATCCTGTTTTAGCTCACCGATTAATTATTAGTCCCGATCGTGAAATGGAAGGAATTACTACCAAAGAAGTAATAGAAATGATCTCGCAATCTGTAGAAATTCCACGTTAG
- a CDS encoding DUF58 domain-containing protein produces MAVLFLFSYFIDFLFGITWILSLLLLFLFLADLVSLYKKNKINAERILPQKFSNSDENEVEIILENNYGFSVNAEIIDEIPIQFQKRDFLKKLKIPAGATEKFSYFLRPVKRGEYFFGKLNIYTFTKIGLVKRRSVFGNKQMLKVYPSFIQMKKLDFLAIDNRLSQSGLKKIRRIGHTMEFEQIKEYVPGDDVRTINWKATAKQGDLMVNQFQDEKAQPIYSIIDTGRVMKMPFNSLSLLDYAINSSLAFSNIALKKKDKVGLISFSSKIESILKANAKLSQLQLIMERLYNINTQFPDSDFSMLYSNLRKKITQRSLLLLYTNFEHISALKRQLPYLKAINKKHVLVVIFFENTEMDKIVESNPDNTTDMAHQVIAESFVHDKKLMAAELRKHGINTLLTKPKDLSINTINKYLEIKARGIL; encoded by the coding sequence ATCGCTGTGCTTTTTCTATTTTCTTATTTTATTGACTTTCTTTTCGGAATAACCTGGATCTTAAGCCTCCTGCTTTTATTTTTATTTCTTGCCGATTTGGTGAGTCTTTATAAGAAAAACAAGATAAATGCCGAAAGAATACTTCCGCAGAAATTCTCGAATTCCGATGAAAACGAAGTAGAAATAATTCTGGAAAATAATTACGGATTTTCTGTTAATGCTGAAATTATAGATGAAATTCCCATACAATTTCAGAAGCGGGATTTTTTAAAGAAGCTAAAAATTCCAGCCGGTGCTACTGAAAAGTTCAGCTATTTTTTAAGACCGGTGAAGCGCGGTGAATATTTCTTCGGAAAACTGAATATTTACACGTTTACTAAAATTGGATTGGTAAAAAGAAGGTCAGTTTTTGGGAACAAGCAAATGCTAAAAGTATATCCCTCTTTTATCCAAATGAAAAAACTGGATTTTTTAGCTATAGATAACCGTTTATCCCAATCTGGCTTAAAAAAAATACGCCGAATTGGACATACTATGGAATTTGAGCAAATTAAGGAGTACGTGCCGGGAGACGATGTGCGAACCATAAACTGGAAAGCCACCGCCAAACAAGGTGATCTCATGGTGAATCAGTTTCAGGATGAAAAAGCACAGCCAATTTATTCTATAATAGATACCGGCCGAGTGATGAAAATGCCTTTTAATAGCTTGAGTTTACTTGATTATGCAATTAACAGTAGCCTGGCTTTTTCTAATATCGCACTAAAGAAAAAGGATAAAGTTGGTTTAATTTCTTTTTCATCGAAAATTGAAAGTATCCTAAAGGCAAACGCAAAATTGAGCCAGTTGCAACTAATAATGGAACGCCTGTATAATATCAACACGCAATTCCCAGATTCAGATTTTAGTATGCTTTACAGCAATTTGCGTAAAAAAATTACACAGCGGAGCTTACTATTGTTATACACCAATTTTGAGCATATTTCAGCTTTAAAAAGGCAGCTTCCTTATTTAAAAGCAATTAATAAAAAACATGTTTTAGTCGTGATTTTCTTTGAAAATACCGAGATGGATAAAATTGTAGAAAGTAATCCAGATAATACAACAGATATGGCTCACCAGGTAATTGCAGAAAGCTTTGTGCACGATAAAAAACTAATGGCAGCTGAATTGCGAAAACACGGCATTAATACATTACTCACTAAACCCAAAGATTTAAGTATTAATACCATTAATAAGTACCTGGAAATTAAAGCCCGTGGGATACTCTAA
- a CDS encoding LysR family transcriptional regulator, producing the protein MTITQLHYVLAVAEHKNFTKAAQKVFVTQPTLSMQIQKLEEELDVQIFDRTKKPIQLTETGQKIVQQARNIVNESDRIKDIVDQQKGFVGGVFKLGVIPTVMPTLLPMFINNFIKKYPKVKLKIEELNTEAIIERLREGHLDAAIAATPLELQGIKESVLYYEPFVGYIPNMHRLHNNEKIEVNDLDIDDMLLLEDGHCFKDGIINLCKSSRSYDEDHFQLESGSFETLIKLANEGLGMTLLPYLHTLDIKDSEKKNLRMFKDPVPAREVSLIYNRSELKMQIIEAIRSTIAGVVKGAIAFHNVNIISPLNKKKEFQE; encoded by the coding sequence ATGACTATTACTCAACTGCATTATGTGTTGGCCGTTGCCGAACATAAAAATTTCACTAAAGCAGCGCAAAAGGTTTTTGTAACCCAGCCTACGCTAAGTATGCAAATACAAAAACTGGAAGAAGAACTGGACGTACAGATCTTTGACAGAACAAAAAAACCTATTCAGCTTACTGAAACGGGACAAAAGATCGTGCAACAAGCCAGGAATATTGTAAATGAAAGTGACCGAATTAAAGATATTGTAGATCAACAAAAAGGTTTTGTAGGCGGCGTTTTTAAATTAGGTGTAATTCCAACGGTTATGCCTACTTTATTACCGATGTTTATTAATAATTTTATCAAAAAATATCCTAAAGTAAAGCTCAAGATAGAAGAGTTAAATACCGAAGCTATTATTGAACGTTTGCGAGAAGGACATTTAGACGCTGCGATTGCTGCTACTCCTTTAGAATTACAGGGAATTAAAGAAAGTGTTCTTTACTATGAGCCTTTTGTAGGTTATATTCCAAATATGCACCGACTCCATAATAATGAAAAGATTGAAGTTAATGATCTTGATATTGATGACATGCTGCTCTTAGAAGACGGGCATTGTTTTAAGGATGGAATTATAAACCTCTGTAAATCTTCCAGAAGTTATGATGAAGACCATTTTCAACTGGAAAGCGGAAGTTTTGAAACTTTAATAAAATTGGCCAATGAAGGTCTTGGAATGACGCTTCTACCCTATTTACACACACTGGATATCAAAGATTCTGAAAAGAAAAATTTAAGAATGTTTAAAGATCCTGTACCCGCGAGAGAGGTTAGTCTTATCTACAACCGCAGCGAATTAAAAATGCAAATTATTGAAGCAATAAGAAGTACCATAGCTGGTGTAGTTAAAGGAGCTATTGCTTTTCATAATGTAAATATTATAAGCCCTTTAAACAAGAAAAAAGAGTTTCAGGAATAA
- a CDS encoding TIGR00266 family protein, giving the protein MNAHEIDYQIFGEEMQYVELELDPKEAVIAEAGNFMMMDDGIRMDTIFGDGSKENEGFLGRVLGAGKRLLTGESLFMTIFSNEIQGKKRISFASPYPGKIIPIDLTRYGNKFICQKDAFLCAAKGVSVGMEFSRKLGRGFFGGEGFIMQKLEGDGMAFVHAGGTMARKELSPGEKLKIDTGCIIGFTQDINYDIEFVGGIKNTIFGGEGLFFATLTGPGTVYVQSLPFSRLANRIWQAAPQGGGKDKGEGSILGGLGDVISGDRRF; this is encoded by the coding sequence ATGAATGCACATGAAATAGATTACCAGATATTTGGGGAAGAGATGCAATATGTAGAATTGGAACTAGACCCTAAGGAAGCCGTAATTGCTGAAGCAGGCAATTTTATGATGATGGATGACGGGATTAGAATGGACACAATTTTTGGCGATGGTTCTAAAGAAAATGAAGGTTTTCTGGGTAGAGTTTTGGGAGCCGGAAAACGTTTACTTACCGGGGAAAGCCTTTTTATGACAATTTTCAGCAATGAAATTCAGGGGAAAAAGCGTATTAGTTTTGCTTCACCTTATCCCGGTAAAATTATTCCTATAGATCTTACCCGTTATGGCAACAAATTTATTTGCCAGAAAGATGCTTTTTTGTGTGCGGCGAAGGGGGTTTCAGTTGGGATGGAATTTAGTAGAAAACTAGGCCGCGGATTTTTTGGTGGTGAAGGCTTTATTATGCAAAAGCTGGAAGGTGATGGGATGGCTTTTGTTCACGCCGGCGGTACTATGGCTAGAAAAGAATTATCTCCCGGAGAAAAATTGAAAATTGATACAGGTTGTATTATTGGGTTTACCCAGGATATAAATTATGATATTGAATTTGTAGGTGGAATAAAAAATACCATTTTTGGTGGTGAAGGATTATTTTTCGCAACACTTACCGGCCCGGGAACCGTGTACGTGCAATCCCTACCTTTTAGCCGATTGGCGAACCGAATTTGGCAGGCGGCACCTCAGGGTGGAGGCAAAGATAAAGGGGAAGGAAGCATCCTTGGCGGTTTGGGAGATGTGATTAGTGGAGATCGCAGATTTTAG
- a CDS encoding DUF4442 domain-containing protein gives MTLNKSKLNKFLMLKLPSAWLCGVRVNEFEENTCKVTVKHTWINQNPFKSMYFAVQAMAAELSTGALVMGKIQKCNRKISMLVAQNRAKFTKKATGKISFYCYDGHLIDEAIKETLTTGEGQTFWMKSTGINETGEQVAVFEFEWTIRAKQKL, from the coding sequence ATGACATTAAATAAAAGCAAACTCAATAAATTTCTAATGCTAAAACTACCTAGCGCCTGGCTTTGCGGCGTTCGGGTAAACGAATTTGAAGAAAATACCTGTAAGGTTACTGTAAAGCATACCTGGATTAATCAGAATCCTTTTAAAAGTATGTATTTTGCCGTGCAGGCTATGGCAGCAGAATTAAGTACCGGAGCTTTAGTGATGGGGAAAATTCAGAAATGTAATAGAAAGATTTCTATGTTAGTGGCTCAAAACCGTGCTAAATTCACCAAAAAAGCTACAGGAAAGATCAGCTTTTATTGTTACGATGGTCATTTAATAGATGAAGCTATAAAAGAAACTCTTACAACCGGAGAAGGACAAACCTTTTGGATGAAATCTACCGGAATAAACGAAACCGGCGAGCAGGTAGCCGTTTTTGAATTTGAATGGACCATAAGAGCAAAACAAAAATTATGA
- a CDS encoding DUF4870 domain-containing protein codes for MNSNIVKEEKTLATILHLSVFSKFIIPFGNFIFPLILWLTKKEKPFIDDHGRRAINFQISLFLYTVLIVATGIAIILFQAIRLDAQFPFVIGPDQFYIDEMGQAISIVITITVFAILLSALFILELFAVISASIKASNGENYSFPLSINFIGKNSDHHHINHQQSKNEQFNNPQNQTL; via the coding sequence ATGAACTCAAATATAGTAAAAGAAGAAAAAACACTGGCCACGATCTTACATTTATCGGTCTTTAGCAAGTTTATTATTCCATTTGGGAATTTTATTTTTCCGCTAATATTATGGCTTACTAAAAAGGAAAAACCATTTATAGATGATCACGGCAGAAGAGCAATTAATTTCCAGATTAGTCTCTTTTTATATACCGTTTTGATAGTGGCTACAGGAATTGCTATTATTCTTTTCCAGGCAATACGTTTAGATGCGCAGTTTCCTTTTGTAATAGGACCCGATCAATTTTATATAGACGAAATGGGACAGGCTATTTCTATAGTCATCACTATTACTGTATTTGCCATTCTACTCTCTGCCTTATTTATTCTTGAACTTTTTGCAGTAATAAGCGCGAGTATAAAAGCCAGTAATGGAGAAAATTACTCTTTTCCTTTAAGTATTAATTTTATTGGAAAAAATTCAGATCATCATCATATTAACCATCAACAATCAAAAAATGAACAGTTTAACAACCCTCAAAATCAAACGCTATGA